Proteins encoded by one window of Primulina huaijiensis isolate GDHJ02 chromosome 1, ASM1229523v2, whole genome shotgun sequence:
- the LOC140981350 gene encoding transcription factor DIVARICATA-like isoform X1: protein MANTRGCGFDVEVSAWIWEEDKKFEMGLVDYPEGCPNRWEKVAAKVGTKSAAEVESHYVVLLDDVAAIEAGSIEEPAYADKDQPKCPNPEKKQIGAQRKAARPWTEDEHRLFLHGLEKYGKGDWKSISRYVVLTRNPTQVASHAQKYFERQEKEDQTKKRKSIFDNSNADSSVMISKNFAVLPFKYRQCPESPSFSSFSLLRNLSFGLEADYSLSDLIHSYLDIPQRTETAPHTHTSWIRTKNQIPSQ from the exons ATGGCTAATACGAGAGGGTGCGGTTTTGATGTGGAGGTATCGGCGTGGATTTGGGAAgaagacaagaaatttgaaatggGTTTGGTTGATTATCCGGAAGGTTGCCCGAATCGATGGGAGAAAGTCGCGGCGAAGGTTGGAACAAAATCGGCGGCGGAGGTTGAAAGTCACTACGTCGTGTTGTTGGATGATGTGGCGGCGATCGAGGCTGGGTCGATTGAGGAGCCAGCTTATGCAGATAAGGATCAGCCAAAATGCCCTAACCCGGAGAAGAAGCAAATCGGGGCGCAGAGAAAAGCTGCAAGACCGTGGACTGAAGACGAACATAG GCTATTTCTACATGGATTAGAGAAATATGGAAAGGGAGATTGGAAGAGCATTTCAAGATACGTCGTGCTAACAAGGAATCCGACCCAAGTCGCGAGTCATGCTCAAAAATATTTCGAGCGTCAAGAAAAGGAAGATCAAACCAAGAAAAGGAAAAGTATTTTTGACAACTCCAATGCTGATAGCAGTGTCATGATTTCAAAG AATTTTGCAGTCCTACCCTTCAAATATCGTCAGTGCCCTGAGTCTCCTTCGTTTTCAAGCTTTTCTCTTTTAAGGAACTTGAGTTTTGGTTTGGAAGCAGATTACTCGCTTTCCGACTTGATTCATTCATACTTAGACATTCCACAGAGAACTGAAACTgccccacacacacacacatcctGGATCAGAACCAAAAACCAGATACCCTCCCAGTAA
- the LOC140981350 gene encoding transcription factor DIVARICATA-like isoform X3 yields the protein MANTRGCGFDVEVSAWIWEEDKKFEMGLVDYPEGCPNRWEKVAAKVGTKSAAEVESHYVVLLDDVAAIEAGSIEEPAYADKDQPKCPNPEKKQIGAQRKAARPWTEDEHRLFLHGLEKYGKGDWKSISRYVVLTRNPTQVASHAQKYFERQEKEDQTKKRKSIFDNSNADSSVMISKELEFWFGSRLLAFRLDSFILRHSTEN from the exons ATGGCTAATACGAGAGGGTGCGGTTTTGATGTGGAGGTATCGGCGTGGATTTGGGAAgaagacaagaaatttgaaatggGTTTGGTTGATTATCCGGAAGGTTGCCCGAATCGATGGGAGAAAGTCGCGGCGAAGGTTGGAACAAAATCGGCGGCGGAGGTTGAAAGTCACTACGTCGTGTTGTTGGATGATGTGGCGGCGATCGAGGCTGGGTCGATTGAGGAGCCAGCTTATGCAGATAAGGATCAGCCAAAATGCCCTAACCCGGAGAAGAAGCAAATCGGGGCGCAGAGAAAAGCTGCAAGACCGTGGACTGAAGACGAACATAG GCTATTTCTACATGGATTAGAGAAATATGGAAAGGGAGATTGGAAGAGCATTTCAAGATACGTCGTGCTAACAAGGAATCCGACCCAAGTCGCGAGTCATGCTCAAAAATATTTCGAGCGTCAAGAAAAGGAAGATCAAACCAAGAAAAGGAAAAGTATTTTTGACAACTCCAATGCTGATAGCAGTGTCATGATTTCAAAG GAACTTGAGTTTTGGTTTGGAAGCAGATTACTCGCTTTCCGACTTGATTCATTCATACTTAGACATTCCACAGAGAACTGA
- the LOC140981350 gene encoding transcription factor DIVARICATA-like isoform X2 has protein sequence MANTRGCGFDVEVSAWIWEEDKKFEMGLVDYPEGCPNRWEKVAAKVGTKSAAEVESHYVVLLDDVAAIEAGSIEEPAYADKDQPKCPNPEKKQIGAQRKAARPWTEDEHRLFLHGLEKYGKGDWKSISRYVVLTRNPTQVASHAQKYFERQEKEDQTKKRKSIFDNSNADSSVMISKLVFASPEAKARTTPKANNDEKGRFGRRGDCKYGE, from the exons ATGGCTAATACGAGAGGGTGCGGTTTTGATGTGGAGGTATCGGCGTGGATTTGGGAAgaagacaagaaatttgaaatggGTTTGGTTGATTATCCGGAAGGTTGCCCGAATCGATGGGAGAAAGTCGCGGCGAAGGTTGGAACAAAATCGGCGGCGGAGGTTGAAAGTCACTACGTCGTGTTGTTGGATGATGTGGCGGCGATCGAGGCTGGGTCGATTGAGGAGCCAGCTTATGCAGATAAGGATCAGCCAAAATGCCCTAACCCGGAGAAGAAGCAAATCGGGGCGCAGAGAAAAGCTGCAAGACCGTGGACTGAAGACGAACATAG GCTATTTCTACATGGATTAGAGAAATATGGAAAGGGAGATTGGAAGAGCATTTCAAGATACGTCGTGCTAACAAGGAATCCGACCCAAGTCGCGAGTCATGCTCAAAAATATTTCGAGCGTCAAGAAAAGGAAGATCAAACCAAGAAAAGGAAAAGTATTTTTGACAACTCCAATGCTGATAGCAGTGTCATGATTTCAAAG CTCGTGTTTGCAAGCCCGGAAGCAAAAGCCAGGACTACACCCAAAGCAAATAATGATGAAAAAGGTCGTTTTGGAAGGAGGGGCGACTGTAAGTATGGAGAGTGA